In Pyxidicoccus trucidator, a genomic segment contains:
- the mdoH gene encoding glucans biosynthesis glucosyltransferase MdoH, translating into MHAHSFSPESAGRRRVGVLGLAAASTLLGTWEMHRLLSARGTTAPEVVLVALFALCFGWIALSFWTAVAGFLQLAFGGRLPGLRWPTTEEEATRLASRTSVVMPIHNEDPAAVFANVQATYESVAATGRLEAFDFYVLSDSTRPEAWVAEELAWADLCRRVGGQGRIFYRRRTDNAGKKAGNLQDFCERWGRHYDFTVVLDADSLMDGRTLVKMARLMELNPRTGIIQAPPLCVGRSTLFARLQQFAGRVYGPVVAAGAAAWQLGESNYWGHNAILRTTAFIEHCGLPVLPGQQPFGGHILSHDFVEAALMRRAGYTVWLVPELGGSFEQPPPNLLAYAQRDRRWCQGNLQHLSLVMAGGLHPISRGHFLMGVMSYAASPLWLLFLVSGLVAALHDGWVSLGPAVLKAAEPRFDADGALRLMSVSMGMLLAPKLLGLGLALARGQDAARMGGRARLVASVLVESVLATLLAPVMMLFQSHFVFGTLLGYRVSWTSQQREDADLPWAEAARRHAVHTGVGVALAVAAFLLSPGLLAWLAPVVAGLVLSIPLSVLTARASLGLWAERRGLFLIPEETEPPGVLERAQDVTETHAGAPVADAVDHVLTDARAHALHLALLESQPGPETGSAALASARRKLLGGGAEPLSTPEKVAALLDAGTLAEAREQRLTRVAS; encoded by the coding sequence ATGCACGCCCATTCGTTCTCACCCGAGAGCGCCGGCCGGAGGCGCGTTGGCGTCCTGGGCCTGGCCGCCGCGTCCACCCTGCTGGGGACGTGGGAGATGCACCGCCTGCTGAGCGCGCGGGGCACCACCGCGCCCGAGGTGGTGCTGGTGGCCCTCTTCGCCCTGTGCTTCGGGTGGATTGCCCTGTCCTTCTGGACGGCGGTGGCCGGCTTCCTCCAGCTCGCCTTCGGCGGGCGGCTGCCCGGGCTGCGCTGGCCCACCACGGAGGAGGAGGCCACGCGGCTGGCCTCGCGCACCTCGGTGGTGATGCCCATCCACAACGAGGACCCGGCCGCCGTCTTCGCCAACGTGCAGGCCACCTACGAGTCCGTGGCCGCCACGGGACGCCTGGAGGCGTTCGACTTCTACGTGCTGAGCGACTCCACCCGGCCCGAGGCGTGGGTGGCCGAGGAGCTGGCGTGGGCGGACCTGTGCCGCCGGGTGGGCGGCCAGGGGCGCATCTTCTACCGGCGCCGCACGGACAACGCGGGCAAGAAGGCCGGCAACCTCCAGGACTTCTGCGAGCGCTGGGGCCGGCACTACGACTTCACCGTCGTCCTGGACGCGGACAGCCTGATGGATGGCCGCACGCTGGTGAAGATGGCGCGGCTGATGGAGCTCAACCCCCGCACCGGCATCATCCAGGCCCCGCCGCTGTGCGTGGGCCGGAGCACGCTCTTCGCGCGGCTCCAGCAGTTCGCGGGACGCGTCTACGGACCGGTGGTGGCGGCGGGCGCGGCGGCATGGCAGCTGGGGGAGTCCAACTACTGGGGCCACAACGCCATCCTCCGCACCACGGCGTTCATCGAGCACTGCGGCCTGCCCGTGCTGCCGGGACAGCAGCCCTTCGGCGGACACATCCTCAGCCATGACTTCGTCGAGGCCGCGCTGATGCGGCGGGCGGGGTACACGGTGTGGCTGGTGCCGGAGCTGGGTGGCAGCTTCGAGCAACCGCCGCCGAACCTGCTGGCGTACGCGCAGCGCGACAGGCGCTGGTGCCAGGGGAACCTCCAGCACCTGAGCCTCGTCATGGCGGGCGGGCTGCACCCCATCAGCCGGGGGCACTTCCTGATGGGGGTGATGTCCTACGCGGCCTCACCGCTGTGGCTGCTGTTCCTGGTGTCGGGGCTGGTGGCGGCACTGCATGACGGATGGGTGTCGCTGGGGCCCGCGGTATTGAAGGCCGCGGAGCCCAGGTTCGACGCGGACGGCGCGCTGCGGCTGATGAGCGTGTCCATGGGCATGCTGCTGGCGCCGAAGCTGCTGGGGCTGGGACTGGCGCTGGCGCGCGGGCAGGACGCGGCGCGCATGGGCGGACGGGCCCGGCTGGTGGCGAGCGTGCTGGTGGAGAGCGTGCTGGCCACGCTGCTGGCGCCGGTGATGATGCTGTTCCAGTCGCACTTCGTCTTCGGGACGCTGCTGGGCTACCGCGTGTCCTGGACGAGCCAGCAGCGCGAGGACGCGGACCTGCCGTGGGCCGAGGCCGCCCGGCGGCACGCGGTGCATACGGGGGTGGGCGTGGCGCTGGCCGTCGCAGCGTTCCTGCTGTCTCCCGGGCTGCTGGCGTGGCTCGCGCCCGTGGTGGCCGGGCTCGTGCTGTCGATTCCCCTCTCCGTGCTCACCGCGCGCGCGTCGCTGGGCCTGTGGGCAGAGCGCCGGGGCCTGTTCCTGATTCCCGAGGAGACGGAGCCGCCCGGGGTGCTGGAGCGGGCCCAGGACGTCACCGAGACGCACGCGGGGGCCCCAGTGGCGGACGCGGTGGACCACGTGCTCACGGATGCGCGGGCCCATGCGCTTCACCTGGCGCTGCTGGAGTCACAGCCGGGGCCGGAGACCGGGTCCGCGGCGCTGGCTTCCGCGCGGAGGAAGCTGCTGGGCG